A single region of the Acinetobacter sp. WCHA45 genome encodes:
- the ssuD gene encoding FMNH2-dependent alkanesulfonate monooxygenase, translating into MNIFWFIPTHGDSRYLGTSKGARQVDHAYMKQIAVAVDNLGYAGVLIPTGRSCEDPWITAASLIDATKQLKFLVALRPGITPPALAARMAATFDRLSNGRILLNLVTGGDEQELKGDGLYEDHSTRYQTASEYVKIWREILTRSHTGESFTFHGERLSVDEAKLLYPPVQKPYPPLWFGGSSTEATELAAEQVDTYLTWGEPPAAVEEKINHLRAQAAAKGRTLNYGIRLHVIVRETNEQAWAAADELIQYLDDETIAAAQKKFAQMDSVGQQRMAALHGGRKDQLEVSPNLWAGIGLVRGGAGTALVGDPKTVAARIQEYADLGIDTFIFSGYPHLEESIRFAELVFPLLPLKTREKLAQPHLTGPFGEIIANNYVPEVKTPKALVQEEA; encoded by the coding sequence ATGAATATTTTCTGGTTCATCCCCACTCATGGTGACAGCCGTTACTTAGGCACCAGCAAGGGCGCACGTCAGGTCGATCATGCTTATATGAAACAAATCGCCGTTGCTGTCGACAACCTGGGTTATGCTGGCGTATTGATTCCAACAGGTCGTTCTTGTGAAGATCCATGGATCACAGCAGCCAGCCTCATTGATGCAACCAAACAATTAAAGTTTTTGGTGGCACTACGTCCCGGAATTACGCCCCCCGCATTGGCGGCGCGCATGGCTGCTACCTTTGATCGCCTATCCAATGGTCGTATTTTACTCAATCTTGTAACAGGTGGTGACGAGCAGGAACTCAAGGGCGATGGTCTATATGAAGATCACAGCACTCGTTATCAGACAGCCTCTGAATATGTCAAAATTTGGCGTGAGATTCTGACTCGTTCCCATACAGGCGAATCTTTTACTTTTCATGGCGAACGACTCAGTGTCGATGAAGCAAAATTACTTTATCCACCTGTGCAAAAGCCCTATCCTCCCTTATGGTTTGGTGGATCATCAACAGAAGCAACTGAACTTGCCGCTGAACAGGTTGATACTTATTTAACTTGGGGTGAACCACCTGCTGCGGTGGAAGAAAAAATTAATCATTTACGTGCCCAAGCAGCAGCCAAAGGACGTACTCTAAATTATGGTATCCGATTGCACGTGATTGTTCGTGAAACCAATGAACAAGCTTGGGCTGCCGCCGATGAACTCATTCAATATTTAGATGATGAGACTATTGCAGCGGCGCAGAAAAAATTTGCACAAATGGACTCGGTCGGGCAGCAACGCATGGCGGCTTTACACGGCGGACGCAAAGATCAATTAGAAGTCTCACCAAACTTATGGGCAGGTATCGGTTTAGTTCGTGGCGGTGCAGGTACAGCTTTAGTCGGCGATCCAAAAACTGTTGCTGCACGTATTCAAGAATATGCTGACTTGGGGATTGATACCTTTATTTTCTCTGGCTATCCACATTTGGAAGAATCGATCCGCTTTGCTGAATTAGTATTTCCACTTTTGCCACTCAAAACTCGTGAGAAACTGGCACAACCACATCTCACAGGTCCTTTTGGTGAAATCATTGCCAATAACTATGTGCCTGAGGTCAAAACACCAAAAGCGTTGGTTCAGGAGGAGGCATGA
- a CDS encoding sulfonate ABC transporter substrate-binding protein, with amino-acid sequence MTIFINRSWATSTIIAATIAGVMGVAGCAKKPEQQATPKQETTTLNIGFQKYGILPIVKAKGELEKNLAAQGVHVKWVEFPAGPQLLEGLNVGSVVFGEAGEAPPIFAQAANPNLVYVANQPPAPTAEALIVQKDSPIQSVQDLKGKRIALNKGSNVHYLLLKLLEANNLTLNDIQPVYLPPSDARAAFEKGAVDAWVIWDPFFAAAEHQIHARVIANGEHLVSNHQFYLADRKFAEGHPEVLKTLVTTLNQTTDWVKTHPDDAAKLLEKPTALELDVLKTSISRMGFGVQPISEKVAKEQQYVADAFFAQKLIPKQLVIADAVLKNQVQ; translated from the coding sequence ATGACTATTTTTATCAATCGCTCATGGGCAACTTCAACCATCATCGCAGCAACTATTGCTGGCGTAATGGGCGTTGCAGGTTGTGCAAAAAAACCTGAACAGCAAGCAACACCAAAACAAGAAACCACCACATTAAATATCGGCTTTCAAAAGTATGGCATTTTGCCGATTGTCAAAGCAAAAGGTGAATTAGAAAAGAATCTTGCTGCTCAGGGCGTCCATGTAAAATGGGTTGAATTTCCAGCCGGCCCCCAACTTTTAGAAGGCTTAAATGTAGGTAGTGTGGTATTTGGCGAGGCCGGTGAAGCGCCTCCGATCTTTGCTCAAGCAGCAAATCCTAACTTGGTCTATGTTGCAAATCAGCCACCAGCACCTACTGCAGAAGCCTTAATCGTTCAAAAAGATTCACCAATACAATCTGTACAAGATCTGAAAGGTAAACGTATTGCATTGAACAAAGGCTCAAACGTTCATTATCTTTTATTGAAATTACTAGAAGCCAATAATTTAACTTTAAATGATATTCAGCCTGTTTATTTACCACCATCAGATGCTCGCGCAGCATTTGAAAAAGGCGCAGTCGATGCTTGGGTGATATGGGATCCATTCTTCGCAGCAGCAGAGCACCAAATCCATGCACGTGTGATCGCAAACGGCGAGCATTTGGTCAGCAATCATCAATTCTATTTAGCTGATCGTAAGTTTGCGGAAGGACATCCCGAAGTTCTAAAAACACTGGTAACAACATTGAATCAAACCACAGATTGGGTAAAGACCCATCCTGATGATGCTGCAAAATTACTCGAAAAACCAACTGCACTTGAACTCGATGTTTTAAAAACTTCAATTTCTCGTATGGGTTTTGGTGTTCAGCCAATTTCTGAAAAAGTTGCAAAAGAACAGCAGTACGTAGCTGATGCCTTTTTTGCTCAAAAATTAATTCCAAAGCAACTGGTCATTGCAGATGCTGTATTAAAAAACCAAGTTCAATAA
- a CDS encoding HAD family hydrolase, translating into MKAVLFDLDGTLIDTAADFIRIIQQMCRDEQRPVVDAATIRTQVSEGARAMVKLVYPELDVTDPIFLAHRQRFLDVYGDNIVVDTDLFVGMYPLLEELEANQIPWGIVTNKPRGLSESLLAELNLTERCAVLVCPEDVTHTKPDPEPMYLAAKQLNLDAKDIIYVGDHPRDIDAGRNAEMYTILAAYGYLPIESRDDLNAWQADAIIQTVTELHQLLKQKISALSENQGMMS; encoded by the coding sequence ATGAAAGCCGTTTTATTTGATCTTGATGGTACTTTGATCGACACTGCTGCAGATTTTATTCGCATCATTCAACAAATGTGCCGTGATGAACAGCGCCCTGTTGTTGATGCAGCAACCATTCGCACTCAAGTATCTGAAGGCGCACGGGCAATGGTCAAATTGGTGTATCCAGAATTGGATGTGACCGATCCCATCTTTCTCGCCCATCGCCAGCGCTTTTTAGATGTATACGGTGACAATATTGTGGTGGATACGGATTTATTTGTTGGGATGTATCCTCTGCTCGAAGAACTTGAGGCAAACCAGATTCCTTGGGGAATTGTCACCAATAAACCACGTGGTTTAAGTGAATCATTATTGGCTGAATTAAATTTAACCGAACGCTGTGCAGTTTTGGTTTGTCCTGAAGATGTCACACATACCAAACCCGATCCTGAACCGATGTATCTAGCGGCGAAACAGTTGAATCTGGATGCCAAAGACATTATCTATGTGGGGGATCACCCACGTGATATTGATGCAGGTCGAAATGCAGAGATGTATACCATTTTGGCAGCTTACGGGTATTTACCAATAGAGTCTCGTGATGATCTGAACGCTTGGCAAGCAGATGCAATTATCCAAACTGTGACTGAGTTACATCAACTGCTCAAACAGAAAATCTCTGCTTTATCAGAAAATCAGGGTATGATGAGCTAA
- the argA gene encoding amino-acid N-acetyltransferase: MANQMTETSHSTTQDYVHWFRHSAPYINAHRDKTFVLMFGGEAVLHQNFQHIIHDIALLHSLGIRLILVHGARPQINQNLRENQIETPFHQSRRVTTRASLRSIMNAVGSIRLEIEALLSMGLANSPMYGARIDVVSGNFVTAKPYGIRDGVDFQLTGEVRSIDTDAIQRHLDNHNIVLLGPTGYSTTGEVFNLLAEEVATKTATALQADKLILLGEKQGLMNEQQQLLRELSSYQLEPYIQQYQTQYPEFALHLKQAQQASLSGVHRVHLISYTYDGALIEELFTRDGIGTLITDAHYEEVRIANIHDVGGLINLLRPLEQEGILVYRSRERLESEIEQFAVIERDGMILACAALYPIPAESGEIKSAEIACVAVDSSYRKSNRGSQILQFLETKAKQQGIQQLFVLTTRTAHWFLEQGFSPASVDDLPNARQALYNYQRNSLVFKKVLF, translated from the coding sequence ATGGCGAACCAAATGACTGAAACTTCACATAGCACAACGCAAGATTATGTGCATTGGTTTCGCCACTCAGCACCATATATTAATGCCCATCGTGATAAAACTTTTGTGCTTATGTTTGGTGGTGAGGCCGTCTTACACCAAAACTTTCAGCATATTATTCATGATATTGCCCTATTGCATTCTTTAGGGATTCGTTTGATTTTGGTGCATGGTGCACGCCCACAAATTAATCAAAATCTACGTGAAAACCAAATTGAAACGCCTTTTCATCAAAGTCGTCGTGTGACAACTCGTGCATCACTACGTAGTATCATGAATGCAGTTGGATCGATTCGTTTAGAAATTGAAGCTCTTCTATCAATGGGCTTAGCAAATTCACCCATGTATGGTGCCCGCATTGATGTGGTTTCGGGTAACTTTGTAACGGCTAAACCCTATGGCATTCGGGATGGGGTTGATTTTCAGCTCACAGGTGAAGTCCGTTCAATTGATACCGATGCAATTCAACGTCACTTAGATAATCACAATATTGTGTTACTAGGGCCTACAGGTTACTCAACCACTGGAGAAGTATTTAACTTATTGGCGGAAGAAGTTGCGACTAAAACAGCAACTGCATTACAAGCCGATAAATTGATTTTGTTGGGTGAAAAACAAGGATTAATGAATGAGCAACAACAATTATTACGTGAATTAAGCTCGTATCAACTTGAACCTTATATTCAACAATACCAAACACAATATCCAGAATTCGCCTTACACCTCAAACAAGCTCAACAAGCTTCATTATCTGGGGTGCATCGTGTTCACCTCATTTCATATACTTATGATGGTGCTTTGATTGAAGAACTATTTACACGCGACGGGATTGGCACTTTAATCACAGATGCCCACTATGAAGAAGTACGCATTGCCAATATTCATGATGTTGGCGGTTTAATCAACTTATTACGTCCACTCGAACAGGAAGGTATTTTAGTCTATCGTTCACGTGAACGTCTTGAAAGTGAAATAGAACAGTTCGCGGTGATTGAACGAGATGGCATGATCTTAGCCTGTGCAGCGCTCTATCCTATTCCTGCTGAATCAGGTGAAATTAAATCCGCTGAAATTGCCTGTGTCGCTGTCGATTCGAGTTATCGTAAATCGAATCGTGGTAGCCAAATTTTGCAATTTTTGGAAACCAAAGCAAAACAACAAGGTATTCAACAACTGTTTGTTCTCACGACCCGTACCGCACATTGGTTTTTAGAGCAGGGTTTCAGCCCAGCAAGTGTTGATGATTTACCGAATGCTCGACAAGCGCTCTACAATTATCAGCGTAATTCCTTAGTCTTCAAAAAAGTTTTGTTCTAA
- a CDS encoding YciK family oxidoreductase produces MKYSEYQPRPDLLKDRIILITGAGDGIGRAAALSYALHGATVVLHGRSLNKLEVIYDEIEGLGAPQPAILPLQLSTASSHDYELLVDTLEQQFGRLDGILHNAGMLGDRVELADYPVDVWDDVMAVNLRAPFALTQALLPLLEKSEHASVVFTSSSVGREARALWGAYSVSKVATEAMSKIFAAENTYPNIRFNCINPGGTRTAMRAKAYPEEDPKILPTPDSIMPAYLYLMGDDSLDMNGQSIDAQS; encoded by the coding sequence ATGAAATATTCAGAATATCAACCTCGTCCAGATCTACTCAAAGATCGTATCATTCTCATCACGGGCGCAGGTGATGGAATTGGTCGAGCTGCTGCTCTTAGTTATGCCCTTCATGGTGCAACTGTGGTTTTGCATGGACGTAGCCTGAATAAACTTGAAGTCATTTATGATGAAATTGAAGGTTTAGGTGCACCACAGCCTGCAATATTGCCATTACAGCTTTCAACTGCATCCAGTCATGACTATGAGCTCCTTGTCGATACGCTTGAGCAACAATTTGGTCGCTTGGATGGCATTTTACATAATGCGGGCATGTTAGGTGATCGAGTTGAACTAGCGGATTACCCTGTTGATGTTTGGGATGATGTCATGGCCGTAAATTTACGTGCACCTTTCGCGTTAACTCAAGCATTATTACCACTGCTTGAAAAATCTGAACATGCTTCAGTGGTATTTACCAGTTCGAGTGTAGGTCGTGAAGCTCGTGCTTTATGGGGAGCATACTCTGTTTCTAAAGTTGCAACCGAAGCAATGAGTAAGATTTTTGCAGCAGAAAACACCTATCCGAATATTCGTTTTAACTGCATTAATCCAGGCGGTACCCGTACAGCGATGCGTGCGAAGGCTTACCCAGAAGAAGATCCAAAAATCCTTCCAACGCCGGATAGTATTATGCCTGCTTATCTTTATTTGATGGGTGATGATAGTTTAGATATGAATGGACAAAGTATTGACGCTCAATCTTAA
- a CDS encoding RcnB family protein: MKKFFIILVLGSTTLLSSMGSFAGPHFDRDDDSRGGGWQGRNFDRPDDENRMRERRMREERGVERLKQHRWQAGYVMPQHYRGNGYKVDYKYNNLPRPGRNEQWYKINNDFILVNSDDNSIIRIMGF; encoded by the coding sequence ATGAAAAAATTTTTCATTATCTTGGTTTTAGGTTCAACAACCCTATTGAGTAGTATGGGTAGTTTTGCAGGTCCACATTTTGATCGTGATGATGACTCACGCGGTGGGGGCTGGCAAGGTCGTAACTTTGATCGTCCAGATGATGAAAACCGTATGCGTGAACGTCGTATGCGTGAAGAACGTGGTGTTGAGCGTTTAAAACAACATCGCTGGCAAGCAGGTTACGTCATGCCACAGCATTATCGCGGAAACGGCTACAAAGTTGATTATAAATATAATAATCTCCCACGCCCTGGTCGTAATGAGCAATGGTATAAAATCAATAATGATTTTATTTTAGTCAATTCTGATGATAATAGTATTATCCGAATCATGGGGTTCTAA